Proteins co-encoded in one Oreochromis aureus strain Israel breed Guangdong linkage group 3, ZZ_aureus, whole genome shotgun sequence genomic window:
- the LOC120434928 gene encoding uncharacterized protein LOC120434928 → MMIMLLLLIPVSQHASGMEVKVYDGVESVLLPCQLPADVSSDFLAAVWDREELKDPTVHVRLQSGDDFKDQNVRYTNRTSLRADALQTGDLSLTLRNPTVSDSGNYTCNTRVFRGNQSQIDIQLKVTGQCCRQRSRPHEYCYNFSKIYVCATEPPAVWPIVLSVVLVSVVLLAAGFGVFMYHRYKMMKSRKVYPVEMVEVKQGEESVQLCFQITEEKNVPLDVKVEWRHQNTMVHVYKNGGNQSLLKDQNHRDRTEMNEDPLRNKDFSLKLKDPQLSDRGVYTCTVYDRNADILLQKVVTLSVRVPEVMEVVKGMQSVILPFTTEVLKLQDVTVEWKHKDKKVHVRQNGRNQSHDQEVNQEPLTNGNLQHTDDGTYTCTVYSEGEEILLQKVVSITVRVYPVEMVTATQGEKSILLPFKVTDHLPQDVKVEWRLINPEDRMVYVYERSKNESPSWDHVYRGRAEMTEDPLTTKDLSLTLKDLRLTDSGVYTCTVYNKDGHMLLQKVVTLSVRDYPLEMVEVTQGEASVLLPFKITEDLLQDIKVEWKHQNIIVHVYQNSQNQSLLMDEDYKGRTEMNEGPLNNKDLSLTLKGLQLSDRGGYTCTVYNKDGSILLQKVVTLSVRGYQTEMVEVMEGEGSVLIPFKITADLPRDIKAEWRLTHPEEKMVHVYESGNNLSDEDDQEQVYSSRTEMNEDPVTTKDLSLTLKDLHLTDSGVYTCTVYNKYGYKLLQKSVTLSVKDRKSDIKVEDGGHI, encoded by the exons tttcccagcatgcctcagGTATGGAGGTGAAGGTGTATGatggggtggagtctgtcctgctgccctgtcaGTTACCAGCTGATGTTTCCAGTGACTTCTTAGCAGCAGTGTGGGACCGTGAGGAGCTCAAGGACCCAACAGTCCACGTGCGTCTGCAGAGTGGTGATGATTTTAAAGATCAGAACGTTCGTTACACCAACCGAACATCACTGAGAGCCGACGCTCTGCAgactggagacctcagcctCACTCTGAGGAACCCCACAGTCTCTGACAGTGGAAACTACACCTGCAACACCCGAGTATTTAGAGGAAATCAGAGCCAGATCGATATCCAACTGAAGGTGACAGGTCAGTGCTGCAGACAGAGATCACGTCCTCATGAATACTGTTATAATTTCAGTAAAATTTATGTTTGTGCTACAGAACCTCCTGCAGTCTGGCCCATAGTTCTCTCAGTTGTCCTGGTTTCTGTGGTTCTCCTGGCTGCTGGCTTTGGTGTCTTCATGTATCATAGATATAAAATGATGAAGAGCAGAAAAG TCTATCCAGTGGAGATGGTTGAGGTGAAACAGGGGgaggagtctgtccagctgtgCTTTCAGatcacagaagaaaaaaatgttcctCTGGACGTCAAAGTGGAGTGGAGACATCAAAACACGATGGTCCATGTGTATAAGAATGGTGGTAATCAGTCTCTATTAAAGGACCAGAATCACAGAGACCGCACAGAGATGAATGAAGATCCTCTGAGAAATAAAGACTTCAGTCTGAAACTGAAAGACCCCCAACTTAGTGATCGTGGAGTCTACACCTGCACTGTCTATGACAGAAATGCAGACATCCTGCTACAGAAAGTAGTGACTCTTAGTGTCAGAG TTCCCGAGGTGATGGAAGTAGTTAAAGGGATGCAGTCTGTCATTCTGCCATTTACAACTGAAGTCCTGAAGCTTCAGGATGTCACCGTGGaatggaaacacaaagacaagaaAGTCCACGTGCGTCAGAATGGCCGTAACCAGTCTCACGATCAGGAGGTGAATCAAGAGCCACTAACAAATGGAAACCTGCAACACACTGATGATGGTACCTACACCTGCACTGTCTACAGTGAGGGTGAAGAAATCCTGCTACAGAAAGTCGTGTCGATCACAGTCAGAG TCTACCCGGTGGAAATGGTGACTGCGACACAAGGAGAGAAGTCTATCCTGCTGCCTTTTAAAGTCACAGATCACCTTCCTCAGGATGTCAAAGTTGAGTGGAGACTCATTAACCCTGAAGACCGGATGGTCTACGTGTATGAAAGGAGTAAAAATGAGTCTCCCTCATGGGACCATGTATACAGAGGTCGTGCAGAGATGACTGAAGATCCACTGACAACtaaagacctcagtctgaccctgaaagatCTCCGcctcactgacagtggagtctacacctgcaccgtctacaacaAGGATGGACACATGCTGCTACAGAAAGTAGTGACTCTCAGTGTCAGAG ACTATCCACTGGAGATGGTGGAAGTGACACAGGGAGAGGcgtctgtcctgctgccctttAAAATCACAGAAGACCTCCTTCAGGACATCAAAGTAGAGTGGAAACATCAAAATATCATCGTCCATGTGTATCAGAATAGCCAAAACCAGTCTCTCTTAATGGACGAGGATTATAAAGGCCGCACAGAGATGAACGAAGGGCCTCTGAATAAtaaagacctcagtctgaccctgaaaggCCTCCAACTTAGTGACCGTGGTggctacacctgcaccgtctacaacaAGGATGGCAGCATCCTGCTACAGAAAGTAGTGACACTCAGTGTCAGAG GATACCAGACAGAGATGGTGGAGGTGATGGAGGGAGAGGGGTCTGTCCTAATCCCTTTTAAAATCACAGCTGACCTTCCACGTGACATCAAAGCAGAGTGGAGACTCACTCACCCTGAAGAAAAGATGGTCCATGTGTATGAGAGTGGAAACAACCTCTCAGATGAAGACGACCAGGAGCAGGTTTACAGTAGCCGCACAGAGATGAATGAAGATCCTGTGACTACtaaagacctcagtctgaccctgaaagacctccacctcactgacagtggagtctacacctgcaccgtctacaacaAGTATGGATACAAGCTGCTACAGAAATCAGTGACTCTCAGTGTCAAAG ATAGAAAGTCTGACATTAAGGTTGAAGATGGGGGACACATCTGA